In Eriocheir sinensis breed Jianghai 21 chromosome 8, ASM2467909v1, whole genome shotgun sequence, the following proteins share a genomic window:
- the LOC126995422 gene encoding eukaryotic translation initiation factor 5B-like: MGKKKGSKNETNGEVDDLIQENDNVASKEAGKKSKKGKKKAGDWEDDIAKDLEDMTLEEGGGVKPEEPEETPPEKKKKEKKSKKAAKKDSDDSEEEMIKPTMGGGFAALMDENDDLGGDDDDEDEPQETKAKKEPKKKKETVDSPQTGAEDDKGKKGKKKKGKKKGDDEEDLDKILAELESEYKGEKPSEGAKKEEVLSEDIPAAEPAEEETGKKKKKKKDQPEEPSTLEVTPVAPAEGNEVAEQEADEEKKDDAKSKKKKKKKETADTTPTAKGDSSEAKEGSAAPQEDGEAEAEGESGSKKKKKKKKGDKEEEEDSKAKKGKPNKKMLAAMKEMLAKQKEQEEKLRAEEEERQRQEEERIRKIEEEKRLEQEKKDRKKQKEKERKERLKAEGKLLTPKQKQDLRRAQGLLEHLKAQGVSLPEAGEKRPRPGTRVRPKKKKEEEKTEEQEQEQSASDEKMEVNEAPKEGEEVADSWDQAEEEGEEDDVKDTWDASDDNEEDEDEDEEEEDTSEATKASGDTETKKSDKDEEDSEEESDSDDSEEERQTEAEKRKQRALMRIAKRKEASEKKLSLDNLRAPVVCVLGHVDHGKTKILDKLRRTNVQEGEVGGITQQIGATNVPAHGVQRQTHMVKDFDMNKLKFPGLLIIDTPGHESFSNLRSRGSSLCDIAILVVDITQGLEPQTIESINLLKKKKTPFIVALNKVDRVFEWTSNPSKDIREVIKVQKEPSKNDFERRTKEIIQALNIQGLNAALFWENPDQRQYVSLVPTSAISGDGMGNLISLVCDMCQQRLSRRLMFNEELQCTVLEVKTIQGHGTTIDVILINGRLREGDTIILAGTEGPIVTQIRSLLLPKPLKEIRVKGQYDEFKEVAAAQGVKIAARDLEKAIAGLNMQVAYHEDEVELLKEEVDREFKTAMRSIKVKERGVYVQASTLGALEALLEFFKANSVPYSGIRVGPVVKRDVMKAAAMLEHDPMYAVILAFDVKVEKDAQELADKEGVKIFSEETIYHLGDRYVEYIKDYKKKKQDEFRSVAVFPSKLKIIPTAIFNKRDPIVLGVTVDAGILRTGTPLCVPSKEFVEIGIVTSMEFDHKNVDLAKKGVDVCIKIEPVPGNTPKLFGRHFEGDDVLVSKISRESINACKDYFRDDLSKNDWKLMAELKKEFQIL; the protein is encoded by the exons AAATGGAGAAGTGGATGACCTGATACAAGAGAATGACAATGTTGCTTCGAAGGAGGCtggcaagaagagcaagaaggggaagaagaaggccGGAGACTGGGAAGATGACATTGCCAAGGACCTGGAAGACATGACcttggaggaggggggtggggtgaaaCCAGAGGAACCCGAGGAAACCCCtccagagaaaaagaagaaagaaaag AAATCCAAAAAGGCAGCTAAGAAGGATTCTGATGATTCTGAAGAAGAGATGATAAAGCCCACCATGGGGGGAGGATTTGCAGCCCTGATGGACGAAAACGATGACcttggcggtgatgatgatgatgaggatgagccACAGGAGACCAAAGCCAAGAAGGaaccaaagaaaaagaaggagactgTGGACTCCCCTCAGACAGGTGCAGAAGacgacaaagggaagaaaggcaagaagaagaaaggaaagaaaaagggtgaCGATGAAGAGGACCTTGACAAGATTCTGGCGGAGCTGGAGTCGGAGTACAAGGGTGAGAAGCCTAGCGAGGGGGCCAAAAAGGAGGAGGTCCTAAGCGAAGACATTCCAGCAGCAGAACCGGCagaagaggagacagggaagaagaagaagaagaagaaggaccagCCAGAGGAACCATCAACACTGGAGGTCACCCCTGTCGCCCCTGCGGAAGGGAACGAGGTGGCTGAG CAGGAGGccgatgaggaaaagaaggatgatgcAAAgtccaagaagaagaaaaagaaaaaggaaacagcagATACCACACCAACAGCAAAG GGTGACTCGTCGGAAGCAAAGGAAGGCTCTGCAGCTCCTCAGGAAGATGGAGAGGCTGAGGCTGAAG GTGAAAgcggaagtaaaaagaaaaagaagaagaagaagggagataaggaagaggaggaggacagcaagGCCAAGAAAGGCAAGCCCAACAAGAAGATGTTGGCAGCCATGAAAGAGATGTTGGCCAagcagaaggaacaggaggaaaagttgagagctgaggaagaggagaggcaaaggcaggaggaagaaagg ATAAGaaaaattgaggaagaaaaaaggttggagcaagagaagaaagatcgtaaaaaacagaaggaaaaggagagaaaggagcggCTCAAGGCAGAAGGCAAACTATTAACGCCAAAGCAGAAGCAGGACTTGCGGCGTGCCCAAGGCCTGCTGGAGCATCTGAAG GCCCAAGGAGTCAGTTTGCCAGAAGCTGGGGAAAAGAGACCTCGGCCAGGCACTCGGGTGAGgcccaagaagaagaaagaggaggaaaaaactgaGGAGCAGG AGCAAGAGCAATCTGCAAGTGATGAGAAGATGGAAGTTAATGAAGCTcccaaggaaggagaggaagttgcAGATTCATGGGAccaggcagaagaggaaggggaggaagatgatgttAAGGACACTTGGGATGCcagtgatgataatgaagaggacgaggatgaggatgaagaggaagagg ATACATCTGAAGCTACCAAGGCATCCGGAGACACAGAAACCAAGAAGAGTGATAAGGATGAAGAGGACAGTGAAGAG GAAAGTGATAGTGATGACTCTGAAGAAGAACGGCAGACGGAAGctgaaaagaggaaacagagagccTTGATGAGGATAGCTAAGAGGAAGGAAGCCAGCGAAAAGAAACTGTCATTGGACAATCTCCGGGCACCAGTG GTGTGTGTACTGGGACATGTTGACCACGGCAAGACCAAGATTTTAGACAAATTGCGACGAACCAATGTGCAAGAAGGGGAGGTAGGCGGCATCACACAGCAGATTGGAGCAACCAACGTGCCTGCCCACGGCgtccagagacagacacacatggTCAAAGAT TTTGACATGAACAAGTTGAAGTTTCCCGGCTTGCTCATCATTGACACTCCCGGCCACGAGTCCTTCAGCAACCTGCGCTCCCGTGGCTCCTCCCTCTGCGACATTGCCATTTTGGTGGTGGACATAACTCAGGGCCTTGAACCTCAAACCATAGAGTCCATAAACCtgctaaagaagaagaaaactccaTTCATAGTTGCTCTTAATAAAGTAGACAG AGTGTTTGAGTGGACGTCTAACCCCTCGAAGGACATCCGGGAAGTAATTAAAGTGCAGAAGGAACCATCTAAGAATGACTTTGAGCGAAGAACGAAGGAAATCATCCAGGCCCTCAATATTCAG GGTTTGAATGCTGCTTTGTTTTGGGAGAACCCAGACCAGCGGCAGTATGTGTCCCTTGTGCCCACGAGTGCCATCTCCGGGGACGGCATGGGGAACCTCATATCCCTCGTATGTGATATGTGCCAACAGAGGTTGAGCCGCCGTCTCATGTTCAACGAGGAGCTCCAG TGTACGGTTCTGGAGGTAAAGACAATCCAAGGTCACGGCACCACCATAGATGTGATTCTAATAAATGGTCGACTGCGTGAGGGGGACACCATCATCCTGGCAGGCACGGAGGGACCAATCGTGACGCAGATAAG GTCACTCCTTTTGCCCAAACCACTGAAGGAGATTAGAGTAAAAGGACAGTATGATGAGTTCAAGGAGGTCGCAGCAGCACAGGGTGTCAAGATTGCTGCTCGGGACCTGGAGAAAGCCATTGCTGGATTGAACATGCAGGTGGCTTACCACGAAGATGAGGTGGAGCTACTCAAGGAGGAAGTAGACAGAGAATTCAAGACTGCCATGCGCTCTATCAAG GTGAAGGAACGTGGGGTGTATGTTCAGGCCTCCACTTTGGGAGCCCTTGAGGCCCTGCTGGAGTTCTTCAAGGCCAACTCCGTGCCTTACTCTGGGATCCGTGTGGGGCCTGTTGTCAAGCGGGATGTGATGAAGGCAGCAGCCATGCTGGAACATGACCCCATGTATGCTGTGATTCTGGCCTTTGACGTTAAAGTGGAGAAAGATGCCCAGGAGCTGGCTGACAAG GAGGGTGTGAAAATCTTCTCAGAAGAAACCATCTATCACTTAGGTGACCGATACGTAGAATACATTAAAgattataaaaagaagaaacaagatgaGTTTAGAAGTGTTGCTGTATTTCCCAGCAAACTCAAGATCATACCTACG GCAATTTTCAACAAGCGTGACCCCATCGTGCTGGGCGTGACTGTGGACGCCGGCATTCTGAGGACTGGGACCCCACTCTGTGTTCCTTCAAAAGAG tttgttgAGATTGGCATTGTTACATCAATGGAATTTGACCACAAGAATGTGGACCTGGCCAAGAAAGGAGTGGACGTGTGCATCAAGATTGAGCCAGTCCCGGGCAACACCCCGAAGCTGTTTGGTCGTCACTTTGAGGGTGACGATGTGTTGGTGAGCAAGATATCGCGAGAGTCTATCAACGCCTGTAAGGACTACTTTAGGGATGATCTGAGTAAAAATGACTGGAAACTAATGGCTGAACTTAAAAAAGAATTTCAAATACTTTAG